A window of bacterium genomic DNA:
GGCGGAGGCCAGGGTTGCCAGGTCCGGTACGAGCAGGTCGGTGGCGAACGGCTCGAACCCTCGTTCCCGCATCAGGCGGCTTATCTCACCGAAGGCCCGGTCGTTCCAGACGACCACCGGAAGCGTCAGCCGGTGCTGGGCAGCCACCATCAGCTCGGACATGGTGAACATGAACCCGCCGTCCCCGACCAGCGCGGCCACCGCTCTGTCGGGCCGGGCGATCTTGGCGCCGATCGCGGCGGGCAGCGCGTATCCCAGAGTGGCCAGACCGGACGGGTTCATCCATGTCCGCGGTCCGGGGAGGTCGTAGAAGGGGAAGGCGCCGAATCCGGCCACCATCGCCACGTCCAGGGCGAGGGAGGACTCCTCGGGCATAGCCGTCCGCAGGGCTCGGATCCAGGGAAGGTAGGTCCGGCCCATGACCAACGCCTCCTTCTCGGCCGCGTCGCGGACATGGGCCGCACGGGAAGCACCCACCCGGGGGCTCGAACCCGCCACGGAGTCGAGCATCATCGCCAACGCCGTCCCGGCCTCCCCCACCACCGCCGCGTCCACCGGGTGGTTGCGGCCGACCTGGTCCGGGTCGATGTCGACCTGTACCAGCTTGCCACCCAGTTGCAGCGGGCCCAGCCAGAAGTCCGCCGGGCTCAACTCCGTACCCACGGCCAGCACTACGTCACACCCTTCGAGGAAACGCGCCACCGAGCTGTAGACAACCAGCGAAGCCTCCAAAGGATGGCCGCCCGGGACCACCCCCTTCCCGTTGAGCGTGGTCGCGATGGGCGCGTCAAGGCGCTCGGCGATCGCCAGCACCTCCTCGACCGCACCTTGAGCGCCGCCCCCCGCCACGATGGCGGGCGCCGCGGCCGAACCGAGCAGTCGGGAGGCCCTCATAACCGCTTGCCCGTCCGGAGCGGGTGGATCCTCGGCGGGTGCGGCCGGAATCGGGGCGGAGGTCGCCGCCTCCTGCACGTCTACGGGAATGGCCAGGCACACGGGTCGGGGCCGCTCGGTCCTGAAACGCCGGAACGCGTCGTGCACGGCCTGCGCCACCTCGTCAGGCGAGAGCACGAGCCGAGGCCGGTCGGTGATGCCCTCCAGGACGCTCTCCTGGGAACGGAGTTCGTGCGAGTGACCCCTGCCGCGCCCGATGTCCTCGCTGGGGATGTGGGCGGTGATGCAGAGCACCGGAACGGAGTCGGAGTAGGCCTCGGCGATCGCGGTTGCCGCATTCGTAACGCCCGGCCCGGTGGTAACGATGCAAACCCCCGGGCGGCCGGTCACCCGGGCGTAACCATCCGCCATGAAGGCTGCCCCCTGCTCATGGGTGGTGGTGATGTGCGCGATGTCGGTTGCGCTGCCCAGCGCGCGGTAGATCTCGAGCGTGTGGGTGCTCGGAATGCCGAAGACGTGCCGGACACCGTTCACCCGGAGCGATTCGATCAGTGCATCGGCGCCGGTAATCGCGGACCTCTCCCCGGGGTAGGCTCGGTGCATGGTCGACCTTCTCCTGCGAAATGCGATGATCTACCCCGGCGACGCCGAGCCCCGGCCGGGAGATGTCGCAATCGACAACGGCGTCATGGTAGCGGTGGGACCAGGCCTCCAGCACGAAGCGGCCCGGACCATCGACCTCGGGGGACTGTCCCTGGCGCCCGGGTTCGTGGACATGCACGCCCACAGCGCTCTGCGTACCTTCGAGGATCCGATCCTCACGCCGAAGCTTCTCCAGGGCTTCACGACGGAGCTGATCAACCCTGACGGGATGGGTCCGGCGCCCGTAACGGACAAGGGTCTGGCCGATCGGATGACACAGCTGGCTCTGTCGGAAGGTCGAGGCCCTGCCGAGTGGCCCTGGCGATCCATCGGCCAGTACCTGGACGCCCTGGACGGTACGCGTCCCGCCATCACCCTGTGCCCGTTCGTGCCTCATGGTGCCGTGCGTGACGCCGTGTTGGGGGGTGCCCAGCGGGCACCCGGCGCCGACGAGCTGCGTGCCATGCGGCGCCAGGTGGCGGACGGCATGGAGGCGGGCGCGTGGGGAATCTCTTTCGGCCTCGTGTACACGCCGGGCGCGTACGCGGACCGCGACGAGGTCGTGGCCGTCGCCACCGAGGCGGGCCGGTTCGGCGGGCTGACATCCGTCCACATGCGGGGCGAGAGCCACAACCTGCTGGAGGCGGTCGAGGAGATGATCGACGTGTCACGGCGGAGTGGCGCGCCCCTTCACCTCTCCCACCTGAAGGTGCTGGGGCATCGCAACACCTGGAAGCTGGAGCCGCTGGTCGAAATGATCGACAGGGCGCCGGCGGACGGGGTCGACATCACCTTCGACCAGTACCCGTACGGCGCCGGTGTGACCCTGCTGTCTGCCCTGCTACCCCCGTGGGCACATGACGGGGGCGTCAAGCAGATGACAGCTCGGCTGCGGGACGGCCCGACGGTGGACCGTCTGCTCGAGGCGCTCGGAGACCCGGACGCGGGCCCGGAGAGCTTCTACTACCAGTGCGGCCCGGAGGGAATCGTCGTGATCGACTGCGGGCCCGACGGTCCCGGCGACGCAATGGGGCGCACGCTTGCCGAGATCGCCTCCGCCCGACGGGTCGAGCCCGAACGGGTGGTCATCGACCTCTTGCTGGAAACTCGGATGAGCGCTCTGGTCATCCTCCATTACGCCGACGAATCCGTCGTCAAGGCCATCGCCCGGCACCCGGCCATGCTGGTGGGTAGCGACGCGGTCTTCGCCGCCACCCCCCACCCGAGGCTGTGGGGCACCGCACCCCGGTTCCTGGGCGGTTACGCCATCAGGGATGGCGTCGTCACAGTACGCGAAGCCATCGCCCGGCTCTCGTTCCGGGCAGCACGGCGGGTCGGGCTGGACGACCGAGGTGAGATCGCACCGGGACAGCGAGCCGACCTGGTTGCCTTCGACCCCGACAGCGTGATCGACCGGGCGACCTACGACCAGCCCGAGCTCTCACCCTCCGGGATCGACTGGATAATCGTCGGCGGCGCGGTCGCGGTAGACCCGAACGGACCTACCGGAGAACGCCGGGGCCAGATCGCCCGTAAGAACGGCTAACCGGATGGCCCGGCTCCGCCGCAAGTCCGCATCGAACTGGCACAGCCGGATCTCACAGGTAGCACATCGACTGTCCAAAGATGATTGACTCGCAAGGCTCTGACGCTGAAAGCCTTCCTCGGAATAACGACCGCCTTGTCCTGGTCGGTACTACGGGCGCGGGCAAGACAACGATGGCAAAGACGATTGCTCAAGTGCTCGGCATGGATCACATCGAGTTCGACGCCATTCGCCATGGGCCGGATTGGACGGAGACACCGGACGATGTCTTCAGAGAACGGTTACGGCAACAGCTGCAGGGCGACAGGTGGGTCGGAGACGGAAACTACAGCCTCGCACGGGATGTAGTTTGGCCCAACGCAACCGTGTTGATATGGCTGGACTACCCGATACGCGTGGTCCTGTGGAGGTTGTTTTGGAGGACTATGCGTCGTGGAGTCCTTCGGGAAGAGCTATGGCACGGCAATAGGGAACAGATATGGCGGCACTTTCTCAGCCGCCAGTCGTTATTCCTCTGGGCATTACAGACCCACTGGCGGCGACGCCGTTCGATACCAGCGGCCTTGGCCCATCCAGACCATGCTCACCTGGACCTGGTCCACCTGCGCTCGCGAAAAGCTGCCAACGAGTGGCTCCTGACTCTGACGCAAGGGCAATGAAGGCAAGAGGATGGCCCCTGTGCGGTAACGCCAAATTCGCTCCTCCATCCCCCGCATGGTCACCATGTAGGCCGATACGGTGAATGGCTGTCCGCCAGCGATATCCCAGCGTTACCACCCAAGGCGTACGGATGCCGGATACGGCACGAAGTGGCTATAATTTTGGGGATTATATACCTAACTTGACAAAGCCTTTGGATTCTGCTTAGATAACAGCATACAGCAGACCAGGACGGCGGACGATGACAACCAAGACCACACAGAGCGCACCCGGACGGGCAGACCGGAAGGGCATCTCGGTTCTCGAACTGTTCGACATGTTCCCCACCGAGCAGGCTGCCCGTGACTGGTTCGAGTCGATCCGCTGGCCCAACGGCGTAGACGCGTGCCCACGGTGCGGAACTGTCGGTGAGGTATCGCCGGTTACCTCCGGCAAGCCTATGCCCTACCGATGCGGCGCCTGCCGCAAGTACTTCTCCGTTCGTACCGGAACGGTCATGGAATCTTCCCGCTTGCCGATCCGCAAGTGGGTTATCGCCCTGTACCTGTGCTCAACGAACCTCAAAGGCGTGTCCAGCATGAAACTACACCGCGACCTGGACGTGACTCAGAAGACCGCCTGGTTCATGCTCGGGCGTATCCGGGAAGCCTGGGTGGACGCTGCCGACGTGGTGCTGGATGGCACGGTGGAGGTTGACGAGACCTACATCGGCGGCAAAGAGAAGAATAAGCACCAGTCGAAGCGTCTGAACGCCGGGCGGGGCGCTGTGGGTAAGGCTGTGGTAGTTGGCGGTCGGTCACGCGACGGGCGGGTCACTGCTGCCGTCGTAGACGACACGACACGGGCCACGCTTCACGGGTTCATCCACGATCACGTACAGGCCGGATCACGAGTGTTCACCGACGGTGCCGACGCCTACCACGGAGTAGGCGAAGGCCGCGACCTTGACCACGAAGCGGTGAAGCACACGGTCGGTGAGTACGTGCGGGGTGAGGTTCACACCAACGGCATGGAGTCGTTCTGGTCCATGCTCAAGCGGGGCTACTACGGCACCTACCACAAGATGAGCTTCAAGCACCTACGCCGCTACGTTGCCGAGTTCGCCGCCCGCCACAACGTGCGGAACTTCGACACGTTGGATCAGATGGCCGCGCTCGCGAAGGGCATGGAAGGGAAGCGGCTCATGTACCGGGACCTCATCGCAGGCGAACAGGTGTGCGGACCACGACCAGCCTCCTGAAGTCGCGAAAACCCTGGCCAGAAAGGATTCTCCCGTTTGGATATGCATGCACAGCCTGTATAGTCTCGTACACACGCCGGGCGGGAGAGGAGAGTCAGGATGTCCCCGCAGAGCGAGATCGGCATTCTCATGGAGTTCGTAAGCTCCATGATCTGTCCACTACTAGTTGAGGCTCAGGAGAACGGGCGACAGCTCTCACTAGAGAAGGTACCTGCCTCTGTTCTAGAAGCTGCCCGCGAGATCACGGAACATGAGATTACGCCGCGCGTCATGGTTGCTACTTCGTGAACCGCGAGGACCCTTCGAATCTCCCTGAAATCCCCTTTGACATAGCAAGCCGAGCGACCTATGTGTTTGGCCACCTTCATCATCTAGCTGGCATCTACGACGGCGACTGGAATGCTAGAGAGCACCCAAAATCGGTCACACTCGCTGTTCGAGAGATACAAGAGTGGTTGGCGTACCGTCAAGGTCTTGCCCTGGCCATCTACACACAGTCGTTCACGGTAGAGATCACACGAGATACGTTCGGGGTTGCCAAAGGATTACCTATGGAAACCGTCGATCTAGGAGGCGACTAGGGCCTCGGCGGGCGAACAAGCGTGCGGACACCGACCCCCTTTAGCGGCGATCCCCAGATGATTTGAAGGGTTTAGGTTCAGACGGAGAAGGTGAAGCGGCCCGCGAAGTCCATCGTTAGTACCCCCTTACAGAGGATGTCTCGACCGATCAGCACGTCGTAATGAGGGGAGCCAGCCTCAAAGGAAGCCGCCCGGTGGTCCGGGATTCCGATGTGCTGTGTTCCGAACTGCAGCAAGAGATCAACGAGGTATTGGTTAACGGCGTCGGAACCGGTAGCTCCTACCATTGGTACCTTGCCGGTTGACTGCAAGTCTAGGAAGTCCGCAACCTTGTTAGAGATGCAGGTCACGTCGGCGCCGGTGTCGACGAGGCCTGAGAACACTCTGGCTTCACCTTCCGACTGCTGCTCGAACGTCCCGCCAGGTAGGACAGCCACTTGGAGCAGGATACCTACGGTCGGGTCGTACTCGCCGCTAAGACACGGCATGGGAGAACCACCCTAGATCCACAGGACGAGCGGTGATCTCCTGTACCGAGAAACAGGTCTCTGGATAGAGCTTGACCCCAGCCAGATGAGCATCCCGCACAGTGTCAAACACGGCGGTGAGGGTGCCGTCGTGAAGGAGCGCCCACTTGTTAGCGTGAGTCGCATTCAGGCTGGGGAGCAAAGCTTTGAAAGCCTCATAGTTGCGGTCCACTTCCGCCTGGGCTGCTTGCTGAGCTGCCATTCTAAGCTTCCCCTCTAGGCCCA
This region includes:
- a CDS encoding D-aminoacylase, which codes for MVDLLLRNAMIYPGDAEPRPGDVAIDNGVMVAVGPGLQHEAARTIDLGGLSLAPGFVDMHAHSALRTFEDPILTPKLLQGFTTELINPDGMGPAPVTDKGLADRMTQLALSEGRGPAEWPWRSIGQYLDALDGTRPAITLCPFVPHGAVRDAVLGGAQRAPGADELRAMRRQVADGMEAGAWGISFGLVYTPGAYADRDEVVAVATEAGRFGGLTSVHMRGESHNLLEAVEEMIDVSRRSGAPLHLSHLKVLGHRNTWKLEPLVEMIDRAPADGVDITFDQYPYGAGVTLLSALLPPWAHDGGVKQMTARLRDGPTVDRLLEALGDPDAGPESFYYQCGPEGIVVIDCGPDGPGDAMGRTLAEIASARRVEPERVVIDLLLETRMSALVILHYADESVVKAIARHPAMLVGSDAVFAATPHPRLWGTAPRFLGGYAIRDGVVTVREAIARLSFRAARRVGLDDRGEIAPGQRADLVAFDPDSVIDRATYDQPELSPSGIDWIIVGGAVAVDPNGPTGERRGQIARKNG
- a CDS encoding IS1595 family transposase gives rise to the protein MTTKTTQSAPGRADRKGISVLELFDMFPTEQAARDWFESIRWPNGVDACPRCGTVGEVSPVTSGKPMPYRCGACRKYFSVRTGTVMESSRLPIRKWVIALYLCSTNLKGVSSMKLHRDLDVTQKTAWFMLGRIREAWVDAADVVLDGTVEVDETYIGGKEKNKHQSKRLNAGRGAVGKAVVVGGRSRDGRVTAAVVDDTTRATLHGFIHDHVQAGSRVFTDGADAYHGVGEGRDLDHEAVKHTVGEYVRGEVHTNGMESFWSMLKRGYYGTYHKMSFKHLRRYVAEFAARHNVRNFDTLDQMAALAKGMEGKRLMYRDLIAGEQVCGPRPAS
- a CDS encoding thiamine pyrophosphate-binding protein, with product MHRAYPGERSAITGADALIESLRVNGVRHVFGIPSTHTLEIYRALGSATDIAHITTTHEQGAAFMADGYARVTGRPGVCIVTTGPGVTNAATAIAEAYSDSVPVLCITAHIPSEDIGRGRGHSHELRSQESVLEGITDRPRLVLSPDEVAQAVHDAFRRFRTERPRPVCLAIPVDVQEAATSAPIPAAPAEDPPAPDGQAVMRASRLLGSAAAPAIVAGGGAQGAVEEVLAIAERLDAPIATTLNGKGVVPGGHPLEASLVVYSSVARFLEGCDVVLAVGTELSPADFWLGPLQLGGKLVQVDIDPDQVGRNHPVDAAVVGEAGTALAMMLDSVAGSSPRVGASRAAHVRDAAEKEALVMGRTYLPWIRALRTAMPEESSLALDVAMVAGFGAFPFYDLPGPRTWMNPSGLATLGYALPAAIGAKIARPDRAVAALVGDGGFMFTMSELMVAAQHRLTLPVVVWNDRAFGEISRLMRERGFEPFATDLLVPDLATLASAYGAAWARADEPPDLADAVEVALATDGPTLIEVPAWS
- a CDS encoding retroviral-like aspartic protease family protein — translated: MPCLSGEYDPTVGILLQVAVLPGGTFEQQSEGEARVFSGLVDTGADVTCISNKVADFLDLQSTGKVPMVGATGSDAVNQYLVDLLLQFGTQHIGIPDHRAASFEAGSPHYDVLIGRDILCKGVLTMDFAGRFTFSV